The bacterium DNA segment TGGTAGGTATAAGTTTGGCATTTATTCTGAGAAACGTGTGGGCTATAATTTATGGCACTCTCGCCGGAGCAGTAACGAGCCTTTTCCTTTCATATATACTCCATCCTTATAGACCAAAGTTCAGATTTGAACTGGAAAAGCTAAAAGAACTTTTTGGCTTTGGCAAATGGATTTTAATATCCACTGTTGTTGTATTTCTAATTACTCAGGGAGATGATATTTTAACAGGAAGACTTCTTGGTATAGGAGCGCTTGGATTGTACGCTATGGCATACCGGTTGTCTAACCTTACCGCTACAGAAATAACACATGTGATTTCCCGCGTGACATTTCCGGCATACTCAAAATTACAGCACGATATTTCTAAATTAAGGGAAGGGTATCTAAAAGTGCTACAGTTTACTGCATTTGTTTCCTTTCCTTTAGCCTGCGGAATATTCATACTGGCTCCTGATTTCACGAGAATATTTCTGGGAAGCAAGTGGATGCCCATGGTTCCTGCAATGCAGGTATTATCATTTTTTGGATTATTGCGATCAATGTCAGCCACAACAGCTCCTGTATTCTGGGGTGTGGGAAAACCTGGAATAGAGACAAAATGGAATATAGCACAACTTGTTGTCTTGAGCGCCGTAATATACCCCTTTATTATGCATTGGAACATACTGGGTACTTCCATCGCGGTTTTTATCAGTATCCTTGTATCAACTATAGGGTTCAGCTTCATGGTAATAAAAATAACAGGTTGTAGAATTAGAGACTTTGCCAGAGCAATAGGTTTCCCTCTAGTAAACACAATAGTTATATTCTTGCTGGTATCGTTCTTGAAAACATTTATCTCAATAGGGATAATCGAATTTTTTGCCGTAATTTTTGTCAGTATTTTAGTTTATCTGGGAGTTGCTTACTTACTGGATAAATTTCTGAATTATGGCATATATCCTCTTATGAAAGAATCATTGAATTACATAAAAAATGAAAAAATCTAAAAAAATTTTAATAATTTCTTATCATTACCCGCCATCACCCAGTTCGTCTCCTTATCCCACATATTCATGGGTAAAATATCTTTCTGAATTTGGATGGCAATGCGTTGTGTTAACAAGAACATGGGACAGCAGTAATGTTCAGGAGCGTTCCACAGGTACCGTTATATACAGAACTCCTTATAAGCAATGTTTCCGAAAAGCAGTTAGTTTGAGTAAAAGAGCAGGCTTTTTCAAAAAGTTCATTAATTTTTTTCTTCTTAATTTCATATTTCATCCGGACAGCCAAAGAGGATGGCATAATTATGCTTATGAAGCAGGATTGTCTATTATTAAGAAGTATCCTATTTCACTGATCCTGAGCACTTCTCCATGGACAGCTCACTGGATAGCAAGTGATTTGAGCAAAGCAACGGGTATTCCGTGGATAGCAGATTACAGAGACCCATGGACTCAGGATACTTCCATCAGGCATAGAAAAATATGGCTCATCCGTGACAAAATCCATAGATTGATTGAAAAAAGAATTTGCAAAACAGCATCTTGCGCTATTCATGCATCCGAAACATGGTCATCTCAGTTGAGCAGGCTTCTTAATAAGAAAGTTTATACGATACCTAATGGTTTTGATCCTGAAGATTTTACTGTCACAGATAAGGACAACACTAAAGGACATATTTTCACACTTTCATATGTGGGAAGCTTCCATTTTGTTCAAAAGCTGGACGTATTTTTGAAGGGATTTCAGAAATTTCTCTTGAACAATAAGCCGTCTCCTGAAATTTGCAGGTTAGTATTAGTTCCTCCTTTCAATGAATGTCATGGAATTGAAAAGAAACTGTGCAGTAAATATAAAGTGATTGGGAAATATATCCATGTCGTTCTTAATGCTAAGAAATCCGAGGCAGTAAGATATATGACACTATCTGATGTTCTTCTGTTGTTTCTCAGTGATGATAATGGCTGGTATCCAACGAAATTTTTTGAATATCTGGCCTGCGGTAAACAGATACTGGCTACTCCTGATGATAAGGGAGTTATAGGAGCTACATTGAAGAGGACTCGAGCAGGGACTATGCTGAATACTTCTGAGCATGTAGCGGTCTGGTTGGAAGAAAAGTGGAAAGAGTTTCAGTTACGTGGAAATCTGACTGTCAATACTAACACTGAGCTAATAGAGGAATTTAACCGTAGAAAGTTAACACAGAAATTGTCTGAAATTTTAAACAGTGTTGTTCAACAACCTGAAGGGAAATACCGAGTTGACGTAAAAAAAGATAACACATAAAATAGGTGAGAGTTTTCCTTAATTGAAAGGAATCGGATATGAGTGAAATGTTCAAGATTGACGATATTGCGAAACAGATTATCCGCGAGATAAAAGAAGAGTGGAAAGAAAGTGTATATGCCTGTCATGATGAATTGGTTACTGCAGAAAGTATACTGCGATATCTTAATCGGGATAATCTTCGCTTTCGGGAAATTGTGAAATGTATTGCAGAAAGAGAAAAGAATAAAAAGATTCTTGATATTGGTATCGCATACGGCTTTCACGATATCATTTTAAAAGAAATCTGGGGATTCGATATTACAGGGATGGAAGTTGAAGAGAATATAAATGCTTATTGCAAATTACTGCATAGACACCAAATACCACTAATTCAGGGAGAATTGTCTAAAAAATCTTGTCCGGTTCCAAATGAGAGTTTTGATATTGTAATCTTCAGTGAGGTAATTGAACATATGCGTCTTTCGCCTCTGAAAGCGCTTCTAGAAATAAAACGAGTGTTAAAGCCAAAAGGGTTAATACTTTTAACAACGCCGAATATAGCATCATTGAGAAATATAGAGCATCTGGTTCGAGGAAAGAATATCTCTGAACCTTTTCCTGATGATGATTCAAATCTGGTTCATATCACAGACAAGATGAACCACATACGTGTGTATACAATAGAGGAGATAACCTCTCTCATACAGCGGGCGGGATTTAGAGTACTTGAGTCTAGATTCGTTTCTTCAGAAAAACTTAATCTAAAACCCAGAAAGAATTTACCAATACATATATTGTATATTCTGATATTGAAGATCATATCGTCTTTTCGGGGTTATATCTTTGTTCTTGGTGAGAAAACTTAAAATGAAAATTTTGCGAGTATGATTAATTTTGTTAAGAAACTTTTGAAGAAGGTTATTCCTGTTAATTTTCATCCCTCTATGTTAGTGAATCACTACATTGAGAGAGTTACGGGCAGACAAATATTTTCGGGACCTTTTGCAGGTATGAAATACGTAACTTCGAGTTCGGATATTGTGTATTACCCGAAGATTCTTGGCACATATGAAAAGGAACTACATGAGCTTGTAGAAAAACTATGCAGGAAGCATTTTAACTTGATTGTAAATGTAGGAGCAGGTGAAGGGTATTATGCTGTTGGCTTTGCCGTACGGCAGCCTTTTGCTAACATCGTAGCGTTCGAAGTGAAAATGGTTGGACAGAATTTGATCCAGCAAATGGCGAAAATAAATGGCGTTAACGACAGGATAAGAATCAATGGATTGTGTGATCATGAGAGTTTATCAAGTTGTTTGTCTATTTGCGAAGAAGGTAGGGCGATTCTGGTTGTAATGGATACAGAAGGTGCGGAAGATATTCTTTTAGATCCTCTCAAGATACCCGTTCTCAACAAATCTTACATTCTGGTTGAGTTGCACGATTTTGTGTGTCCTGGCATTACCAAGAGAATATACAAACGTTTTCAGAATAGTCATAGGATTACTGAAATAATGGCCAGGTCAAGAGTTTTTACAGATTTTCCTTTAAAATTATCGGGGATTGTTTCCTATGTCCCAAAGAAATTTTTCTTGCAAAGTTTGTACGAAGCGCGTCCTGATGGAATGAAGTGGTTTTATCTTGAGCCGCCGACCATGCGGAGAAAAATAAGGGATAATGAGTAAGAGTTTCGATAGTGTATGGGATAAATGGCAGGATGTGAATATTGAAGAACAGATAATATCTCATCGCTCTGCGAGAAACAAGTATATCGGCGTTATATCTAAGTATCTTTCCCGCGGCTCAGGCGCAAAAGCTCTTGAGGTAGGTTGTGGTACCGCTATTGACTCATATATAGTTTCCACCGAGACGGGGATGGAAATATATGGCGTGGATATATCCGAAGACGCTCTAAAGATTGCTGAAAAGGTAGAAGAGCGGTTCTCCTGCAAGGTACGTCTTTCCCGAGGAGATGCGATGTCTCTGGGATATCATGATGAGATGTTTGATCTGGTTTTCAGCCAGGGAGTTATAGAGCACCTTGTGCGGGATGTCCGCGCGCTTAAAGAGCAGGTAAGGGTGTTAAAAACGGGAGGGGTATTGATACTCAATGTACCCCAGAAATATACAGCGTATACCATGCATAAGCACCTGATGTCCCACATTGGACGGTGGGAATGGGGGCATGAGACCGAATTTTCCAGTCGCCAGTTGGCTCGTTATGGGAAATATCTGGGGCTGGATATACTTGAAAGGTTCGGGTATGATTACTGGCGTTCTCCGTTTGAGCTGATATTTGTACTACGAACGTTAAATCACAAGATCGGGAAAATACCGTTACTGCGAAAAAGTCCCGGGTACGGCAAAGTATCTGAGTTTTGGGACGCTATGTGGGAACGATTAGAGGATAAGTCAGGACACTTTTTTATGAAAAATTTAGTTTATGTTTACCGTAAGTCGGCAAATGAAAGCATATAGTCTATTATGAATATCCTTTTTGTAAATCAATATATAGATGAAGTCGGAGGAGTTGAACACTACTTAAATACTCTTTCTGAAAGATTAATTGCAGAAGGCCATAACATATACTTTATCTATGGCGACAAGCTTATTGAATCTTCTTTTAGAAAATATACAAAGACATTTAATCTGCCCGATATCTGGAATAATCCACTTTGTTTGAAGAAGGAAATAAAATTAACTCTGCGCCGGACCATCAATGATATAAAACCAGATGTTATATACCTGCACAATATTGAGAATCTTAAAGTTGTAGATATCTTCTCCCAGCAAGTTCCAACAGTAAGGTATGTGCATGGATGTAAGTCTACATGTCCCGACGGAAAAAGATTATTGCATAACCCTATGGAAACGTGTTTTCATCCTGCATCACCTCTATGCACCTTGCGTGCGCATACAAGAAGATGCATGCCAAGGCATCCTGTAAAATCTTTTAGGGCTTATGCAGGAACAAGAAGAAGTCTGAAGTCTTTTGAAAAATTAAAGCGCATATTAGTGGCTTCAAAATATATGAAAAACATATTGGAGATAAATGGAGTTTTGCCGCATAAAATAGAGATTTTGCCATATTTTGCAGAATCATTATCCAGCAATATTTCCAGCAAATACAACGGTTCAAGAAGGATTCTTTTTGCAGGGCGTATCGCCAATGGAAAAGGGTTAGAATACCTGTTTTATGTATTGAAGCTTCTAAAAGAAAAAATTTTTCTGGATGTAGTGGGAGACGGCCCGTTAAGAAAAGAGTGCCAAGAAAAAATCAATAAATTGGGTCTAAAAGAAAAAGTTCGTTTTCACGGATGGGTTCATAGCGAGAAAATGGCAGATTTTTATAAAAAAGCCTCTTTTTTAGTTATCCCTTCTATTTGGCCTGAACCTTTTGGTATAGTAGGTATCGAAGCAGCTCTTTATGGCAGGCCAGCTGTTGCTTTTGATGTTGGGGGAATATCTGACTGGTTAAAACATGGGAAAACAGGTTTTTTAATTAACCCTTATGATAAAGTTGAAATGGCGAGAAAAATAGATCTCTTGTTAAAAGACAGCAAAATGGCAGAAGAAATGGGGAAAAACGCCAATAAGTTAGTTGGTGAAAATTTCTCTCCCAAGATTCACATACACAAA contains these protein-coding regions:
- a CDS encoding lipopolysaccharide biosynthesis protein, with the translated sequence MQPEHEGLTRKVVRGGAWVFGLNLVSRGLKLVRTIILARLLLPSDFGMVGIAEISISLLGSFSGIGFGQAIVQKKGCVTEYLDTAWCVLVIRGIILAALLFFGAPFIAGFFKTTAAIPVLRVMTITLVLTGFSNIGTTYFEKDLQFKKLFIYNLGSTIASLVVGISLAFILRNVWAIIYGTLAGAVTSLFLSYILHPYRPKFRFELEKLKELFGFGKWILISTVVVFLITQGDDILTGRLLGIGALGLYAMAYRLSNLTATEITHVISRVTFPAYSKLQHDISKLREGYLKVLQFTAFVSFPLACGIFILAPDFTRIFLGSKWMPMVPAMQVLSFFGLLRSMSATTAPVFWGVGKPGIETKWNIAQLVVLSAVIYPFIMHWNILGTSIAVFISILVSTIGFSFMVIKITGCRIRDFARAIGFPLVNTIVIFLLVSFLKTFISIGIIEFFAVIFVSILVYLGVAYLLDKFLNYGIYPLMKESLNYIKNEKI
- a CDS encoding glycosyltransferase, with protein sequence MKKSKKILIISYHYPPSPSSSPYPTYSWVKYLSEFGWQCVVLTRTWDSSNVQERSTGTVIYRTPYKQCFRKAVSLSKRAGFFKKFINFFLLNFIFHPDSQRGWHNYAYEAGLSIIKKYPISLILSTSPWTAHWIASDLSKATGIPWIADYRDPWTQDTSIRHRKIWLIRDKIHRLIEKRICKTASCAIHASETWSSQLSRLLNKKVYTIPNGFDPEDFTVTDKDNTKGHIFTLSYVGSFHFVQKLDVFLKGFQKFLLNNKPSPEICRLVLVPPFNECHGIEKKLCSKYKVIGKYIHVVLNAKKSEAVRYMTLSDVLLLFLSDDNGWYPTKFFEYLACGKQILATPDDKGVIGATLKRTRAGTMLNTSEHVAVWLEEKWKEFQLRGNLTVNTNTELIEEFNRRKLTQKLSEILNSVVQQPEGKYRVDVKKDNT
- a CDS encoding class I SAM-dependent methyltransferase gives rise to the protein MSEMFKIDDIAKQIIREIKEEWKESVYACHDELVTAESILRYLNRDNLRFREIVKCIAEREKNKKILDIGIAYGFHDIILKEIWGFDITGMEVEENINAYCKLLHRHQIPLIQGELSKKSCPVPNESFDIVIFSEVIEHMRLSPLKALLEIKRVLKPKGLILLTTPNIASLRNIEHLVRGKNISEPFPDDDSNLVHITDKMNHIRVYTIEEITSLIQRAGFRVLESRFVSSEKLNLKPRKNLPIHILYILILKIISSFRGYIFVLGEKT
- a CDS encoding methyltransferase domain-containing protein; amino-acid sequence: MSKSFDSVWDKWQDVNIEEQIISHRSARNKYIGVISKYLSRGSGAKALEVGCGTAIDSYIVSTETGMEIYGVDISEDALKIAEKVEERFSCKVRLSRGDAMSLGYHDEMFDLVFSQGVIEHLVRDVRALKEQVRVLKTGGVLILNVPQKYTAYTMHKHLMSHIGRWEWGHETEFSSRQLARYGKYLGLDILERFGYDYWRSPFELIFVLRTLNHKIGKIPLLRKSPGYGKVSEFWDAMWERLEDKSGHFFMKNLVYVYRKSANESI
- a CDS encoding glycosyltransferase family 4 protein, with translation MNILFVNQYIDEVGGVEHYLNTLSERLIAEGHNIYFIYGDKLIESSFRKYTKTFNLPDIWNNPLCLKKEIKLTLRRTINDIKPDVIYLHNIENLKVVDIFSQQVPTVRYVHGCKSTCPDGKRLLHNPMETCFHPASPLCTLRAHTRRCMPRHPVKSFRAYAGTRRSLKSFEKLKRILVASKYMKNILEINGVLPHKIEILPYFAESLSSNISSKYNGSRRILFAGRIANGKGLEYLFYVLKLLKEKIFLDVVGDGPLRKECQEKINKLGLKEKVRFHGWVHSEKMADFYKKASFLVIPSIWPEPFGIVGIEAALYGRPAVAFDVGGISDWLKHGKTGFLINPYDKVEMARKIDLLLKDSKMAEEMGKNANKLVGENFSPKIHIHKLLNLFEKL